GACTTTTGAATTTATTTTGTAACCTCCACATAACCTTGCCCGTACTATTGTTTATAAACCAATTTTATGCAGCCTAAAGCTTTACTCATACTGGCGTTAAGTTTATTACCTTTTTTAGGGTTTGCCCAGCCGCGTACCGCAACTTACACGGCAAATTTACACGGCCGGCAAATTAAACTTAAACTGGCTATTGGCTTCAGCGGCTCAAGCCAGATACAAATGGGCAGCGTAACCTATTATGCAAACAGCGGTCACGCCGATGCAAGCAACCACCTGATGTTCCAATCAAGATATATCCAAAAAATCGAATATTTTGTACTCGCCAACATCCAGGATTCACATGATAAATTACCGGAGGTTATTACCGGGAAATATTACCGTGGCCGAAATAGTGTTATCATAAAGTTTAAGCTGGATAAATAGCTCAATGCATTGTTTTAACGGGATACCGAACTGTTTGGGCCTTTGCCCCCCCGCCTCTCACTCATCGAAAACTATCATCTATTTAACCTGTAATACTTAATTTTGAAACAGGCTTGCATTCAGTAACGTCATGTTAAAAATCGCATCCTTTTGAGGCAACGATGCCTTCTTTATCTTTGTTTAAAACAGCAACTCCATTATCAAAGGTTACTATCCAAATGCTGTCGTAATCGTCATCCGGCCATTTTAAACCACTTTCTTTTACACCAAGCGCCCTTGCTATTGGTGCAATACCTCCGTGTTCCCAGGCAACAAGTACAACACCGTTACGACTTTTAAGATCTGCCGCCATGCCTAACGAATCGTTCTCGGTACGGCTGCTGTTGATGGTTAAATTGTATTTGGCCGCAAGCGGTACAATAGTTTGGAACATGCGGGCATGTTTGGTAGCCTCGCCCAAACCAAGTGAGGGCACAAACACAAACGCCGGGATACCAAACTTTGCAGTTATTACAGCCGGTAGTTTTAACGACCGGTTTAAACCCTCGCAGGTAAGGTTATCGCCTTTAAGCGGTTTCTCGGCATGGCGGATGAAGACTATTTTCAAATCGTTAGAAATGCTTTTTTGACCAAAGGCATTTAAGCAACAAGCGTTTATAGCAATAGTTGCCATAAATAAAATTTTAAAAAACTTCATTTTTTCAGTTTTAATCAATGATGAAGATGAGCTTGTAATTGGGGATTATTTTCTTTTATAAAAAGAAATAGTAGCTAAAGAACCGGGATAGTCCCTTACTTCGGTGTTGGTATAATACCCGGAGCCGTCTGCAGCAAAACATACACCTTCGCCTTGTGGCTCGTTATTGAAGTAAGGGGCATATTGCGGTTTAGTGAGCAGCCCGGCAGTTATGGAAAGGCCCGCGGGCAACTTCCAGTACCATATAGACTCCTTGCTCCTCAGTAAAATTTCGGTACCATCGGCAGATATATCTCCGCCGGTTGCTTTGTTAAACAGCAACTTAACAACAGGAGTTAACGTTATTATCGCGACGGTACTTTGGGGGTACCTGGCCACATAAATTTTTGAAAGATTATTCTCTTTACTGGCAATATAAATATCTTTTGTTTTAGGGTCAATCATCAGTGTCTCTGCGTTACGGGAGCCGTCCGGATAACGCAGTTCAATTTTATCTACATCATTTATATCCAAAGTAACCGGTAAAGTTTTTCCGGTTAAATCGGGTTCAGGGAAACGGTAGATCATTATTGTTTTATATTTCGCATCGTTATCGCCTATATCGGCAACATATACATAACTTTTACCTGCAACCGGGCCGGGGCCTACGGCTATATCTTCCCAATCGCGGTTGCTTTCCCGGGTTAAGGTGAGCGTTCCTTTATCGGCACCGGTTCCGTCGGTAAGGTAAACCTGGTTTGGGTTGCCGCTATCGTTATGAATATAAAGCAATCCAGGGGTTAACCTGCTTGCGGCAACGCCCGATATCTCTACAAGATCTGTCCGGAAAAGATGATTGGTTACCGGCACCGCGTTAAATAGCCTGGTAGTATCTAACGATGCGGGATCGTATGTTGGAGACGGGAATACAACCGGAGTGACCGGTGGCGTTGTTGCCACCGTATCTTTTACCGGCACAACACTACTACCTGTTTTTTTACAGGCCGTTGCAATAATTATCAAAAAACAAAACAACCCACATTTAATGTATTTAGTTGTTTTATTTACATTAAATGGGGTTGTCATGCTGTTGATGATTATTGAAGTTAAGAATTAAGAATCAAGAGTCAAGGATTAAGATAAGCGCAAAAGCAGCTAAACTTAAAAGTTAGCGACTTTGCGATATGTTATCTCTCTGACGCCGAAGTCTTACTACTTACTACTTACTACTATTATTAATGCTGGTTGCCGGTACCATCAGTTTGGTAGCAGCCGATATCTTTACCCGGAGGGGTTATGCCGCTTGAACCAAAGTTAGGGTCAACCGGAACATTAGCAATAGCACTAAAGCCGGTGTAGCCCTTGCCAACAGCAGGTGAACCTGCCTGAAGGCGGAAGTTAAATGCATCAACAGATGCCTGGTTTACAAAATTCAGGTTTGGAAGCGGATAGTTTACAAACATTGGGTTGTTTTGGCCTACCAATGTTGTACCGTCATATTTAAAACCAAAGGTGTAAGCGGCACCTAAAAATGCTTTCATATTAGGTATATCGGTAGCTTGTGGATGTGTTACAACAGCTTGCGCAATATTTGTTGGTACAAACTGATTGGCAATAGCAACGTTATCGGCATAATAGAAATTATAACCATAAGCAGTTTTAGTGATAGGGCCATCTGCATGGCTTAAAGTATCGGCTAAATAAACTTTAGCAGTAACATTGTTACCACCGGCAATACGCACACCAAAATTACAATCAACAATCAGGTTATTGTAAGCTAACGCTCTTGAGTTATTTTCAACTTCAACAGATCCGGAGCGTGCGCCGTATACACCGTGGTTTCTGAAACCGCCATTAACATAGGTATTATTGTACATGGCTATCTGGCATTGGATAGATCCTTTTGCCCCATCATTTGCCGATTTTGTTCCATTGGTAGCACCACCAATAATCAGGTTATACGCCATGTTGCCCTGCGTACCGCCTTTGGCATTAAAACCATCGCCGCCAAGCCCGCCACATTTCTCCAAAGTATTCCTCATCATATTGACATGGCCACCATAAAAACGGACAGCATCATCAGGCGTACCATAAATCCATGAATCTTCTAAAATAAAATTTCCGTCTGGATTTTGCCAGTATATAGCATACTGATCGCCGGTTGACGGGCCGGTGAACGGAGGTGATTTTAAGCCTGCGCCTGCAAAATCAAGATGTGTCCATTTAATAACTAACAATTTGCAGGTAACATCGGCGTAAATACCGCCCCATCCGCCTGCATAGGCAGAATCTGTTGCGGCCGTTGAGTTACCTGTAGTTTTGGTTCTGCGCGGATCAGTTATAGTAACCGGAGCGTCTTTGGTGCCTAAACTAACCAATGTGCCTTTTACAATAAAAGTAGCCGAGTTAGTTACTTTTACAGTAACCCCTTTTTGAATTAAAAGGGTATCTGTTGCATTAATGGTAACATCGCCAGATATGGTGTACGTTTTACCGGCAAGCATTGTGCCTTTGATTGAGCCGGATAGCGGCGCGGTATTGCTAACCGCTTGCCCTACTTGCAACAGCGGAACCGATATAACGGCGTTATCTTTACTTTTACTGCACGCTGCCAGTACCAATGCTGATAGGCAAACCAATGCATTTCTTAAATTTTTCATGATTAAATGGGTTATAGTAATTTATTGTTAAAATTTAAACCGGAAACCAACCAGGAACCTGGCGTAAAACTTGTCGTTTTCTACAGTAGCATAATTAGGGCTATCTTGTATTGGCAGCTTATTATTGCCGCTATAAGCTTTGTTTGATTGTTTTATTATTAATTTATAAGGCGTGTTTAACAGGTTGTTAACTTTTACATATACAATGTAATGCTCACTAAACTCCTTCTGGGCAGAAAAATCGAGGTTGATAGTTGGCCTTTCCCAGTTGTCAAGATCTTTATATAATGACAGGGTATTTATTCTTTCGCCCGTGTAAACCGCGGCAAGCTGCGCATCTAATTTGTGCTTACCATCTTTATACAGTAATGAAAAATTACCTACATGTGCCGACTGTCCCTGTAACGGACGCGATTGGTTTACCTCTATATTATGGAAACTGTTATCAGCTGGATCTACGTAAGTAAATTTCTTGGTAGAATTGATAACCGAATGGGTATAAGTATAGTTACCTGACACGCCAACATTGCCGAAGAATTTACGAAAAACAGCCTCCAGGCCATAATTATGGGCTGTTCCAAAATTATATGGGCTTAACGTAAGGTTGGCCGAAAAGTCTGTTTGCACCAGGGCGTATTCAATAGGATTGGTAATTGTTTTATAAAATGCGCCCACCATAAACTGGTCTAAACCGTTCGGGAAAACCTCGTACCTGAAATCGAAATTATCGATAACCGAGTGTTGCAAATGCGGGTTACCTTGTATCGGGAAATTATCTGTAGCAAAGCCGGTATTATCCTGGTATGGGACCAGGTCTGAATATGCGGGGCGTAAAACCGATTTAAAATAAGATAACCTTAAAGCCTGGTTATTACTTAACGCATACTTAGCGTTCACGCTTGGTAAATAATCGGTATAAGTTATAGATGCCGATTTACCTGCTATAGTTGCCGGTAATGATGAATCATATGATTGTGATGTATGCTCGGCCCGTAACCCAAATAGAACATCAAAACGGTCATTTATAAAATACTTTGCCTGTACATATCCGGCCTGAATATTTTCCTGAAAAGTATAAACGCCGGGGTTACTAAACGCTGTACCTAAAGCATCGGTATTGGGTATAAATTTAAATTGCGAAGCGGGGATAGAAACATATTTCTGGTAAGTTGAATCGGCATCCGGAACCGGGCTCAGCTTATATTGATTATCGTAGTTATCCCTGTTTTTGTGCCTTGCCATACCACCAAATCCAATTTGTGTAGTATGATTGTTTATTTTGGTGCTATAATGCAAATTCAAATAACCCGATATATCCCTGTCTGTATTGCGGGTCCATTCACGTGTTTCTTTTTCTACCGAGACAGGCCCGTATGAGAGTGAGGTGGCTGTACCTGAAGCATTAGGGCTAATTTGCTGCGAGGTATTGAACGCTGCATAATCTGGCAATTGTTGTTTAGCCTGCGAATAAACTAAAGACCAATCTGTAGTAAAATACGAAGCGAGTTTATTATTACCGTACAATATCAGGCTGTAAATGCTCTGCAAATCCTGCCTGGTTTGGGTTTGGTTGTTGTTTTGAAAACCGCCTATATAACCGTTATAAGAATAGTTGCCCAAAAGAATATCGTTGGTTAACCGTACCCGGTCTTCATTTAGTTGCAGGTAAGTACCAAAAAGGCTTACCGTATTATCTGCATTAAATTTATAGTCGATTGTCGAGATCAAGCCAAGCCTATTGGTTAACGAGGAGTATTTACGGGTTTGGTAATCGGGGAAAACCTGTGTCATCGTGGCATTGGGGCCCGCCGCCGGCCCTAATGTTGCATTTTGAACCAATACCGATGTATTGTTGCCCGCATAGGTATTTTGATAAGTACCTGAAAATATTACACCGAGTTTTTTATTTAAAAACCTATCGCCTATCGTTAGGCTAAAATTGCTGTTGATAGGGGTCTTTTTTGTACTTGTTACCAGGTTATTGTAAGGAAAAGAAGAAATCGGCGCATAAACACCATTTCCCAAAATTTCGGCTGGCGACTGTTTATTTATTGACGATGTGTTGAAACTGTCAAATGGTCGTTTTGAAAATAACTGGCTATAACCCGCGCCAACATTTCCCTCTAACCTGAATTCATCCGGCGCTGTTTTCATCACCATGTTGATAACACCTCCGGAGGCATCGCCTTCCATATCGGGAGTTAATGATTTTGAAATCTCAATCCGTTCAACCAAATCTGCGGGGAATATATCTAATGGTACATACCGGTTCTTGTTATCCGGGCTCGGAATTTTCACCCCGTTTATCAACGTTGTATTATAACGCTTATCCATCCCCCTGATAATGGCATACTGCCCGTCACCTGTATTTCCCCGCTCGATAGAAACACCGGAAACACGTGCCAGCACGTTGGCAACAGTAATATCGGGTGATATGGCAATAGAATTGGCCGAAACTATGTTAACCAGGTTATCGGCCCGTTGCTCAGCCCTTTTGGCATACCTGTCCGATTCTTTATTGCCCTTTGCGGATATGGTTACGCCATTTAAGCTGGAAGTATTTGAAACAAGGGCGAAGTTTAGTTTTAAATTTTGATTGTCGGCAAGTGTTATAGTAGTATCAATTGATACATAACCAATGTATGAAACCTTTAATCTGTAAGTACCCGCTTTTAAATTGCTGAATGCATATTTTCCATTAAGCATTGAAACTGCTTTAACCGGGCCGGGCAGTAGTACTAATGTTGCGCCAACAAGTTGTTCGTTAACATTTTTATCAAAAACAGAGCCCGATATGGTAGAAGCATAAGAACCTGAGACGAAAAACATGAAGATCAATGCTGAATAAATCTGTTTCATTAACACGATATTTTCAGCAAAGAAACCCCATCAAATCTGTAGCAATTTTGAATTTTAAGTCTATTATCTATTAATTAACTCAATGGTTTCCATAAGTTAACAATGACCTAACTTCTTCATTAAAAACACACTTTTACCTAACAATAAGTAAACACCAAAATGAAGAAATTTAACATCCCCTGAATATATTTTTTCGGGTAATTGATGATAAAATTCCGGGGAATATCAAAATGGCTTATAGCAAAATCCATCAAAATAAAAGCAATTGTATACCCATAATCAATTAATTCAACATCTTTGAATAATTATATGGGGCATACTTACATCTGGATAATTTCTTTTTTTGCCGTAGCGGGCGTCATTATAAGGCCGTTTAAAATACCTGAGGTAGTTTGGGCCGTAGCAGGGGCTGTTTTGCTGGTTATTTTTAAACTGATATTACCTGACGATGGCTTAACGGGCATTGGCAAAGGCACTGATGTATACCTGTTTTTAACCGGCATGATGCTGCTTGCCGAAACCGCCCGCGAAGAAAAACTGTTTGACTGGCTGGCGGCTCACGCCGCGCGGATGGCTCAAGGGTCGGCAAGCAGGCTTTTCCTGCTCATATACCTTGTTGGCGTGGTGGTTACCATATTTTTATCAAACGATGCCACTGCTGTTGTACTTACCCCCGCTGTGGCAGCCGCTGTAAGGGCTGCTAAGGTTGATAAGCCCCTACCCTACCTGTTTATTTGCGCGTTTATAGCCAATGCCGCCTCATTTGTATTGCCCATATCAAACCCGGCCAACCTGGTAATTTATGGAAGCCATATGCCACCGCTATTACATTGGCTGGCGCAATATATTTTGCCTTCTTTTTTTGCTATAACGGTTACTTATATCATGTTGCGCTTAACACAGCGCGAGGCTTTAAAAGCAAAAATTGAAACAGATATCACTATCCCGGTTTTGGCTCAGGGCGGCAAAACAGCCATTATTGGTATAGGTGCTACAGCCGTTATTTTGCTGATTGCATCAGCACTTGATAT
The genomic region above belongs to Mucilaginibacter sp. KACC 22773 and contains:
- a CDS encoding histidine phosphatase family protein codes for the protein MKFFKILFMATIAINACCLNAFGQKSISNDLKIVFIRHAEKPLKGDNLTCEGLNRSLKLPAVITAKFGIPAFVFVPSLGLGEATKHARMFQTIVPLAAKYNLTINSSRTENDSLGMAADLKSRNGVVLVAWEHGGIAPIARALGVKESGLKWPDDDYDSIWIVTFDNGVAVLNKDKEGIVASKGCDF
- a CDS encoding TonB-dependent receptor, translating into MKQIYSALIFMFFVSGSYASTISGSVFDKNVNEQLVGATLVLLPGPVKAVSMLNGKYAFSNLKAGTYRLKVSYIGYVSIDTTITLADNQNLKLNFALVSNTSSLNGVTISAKGNKESDRYAKRAEQRADNLVNIVSANSIAISPDITVANVLARVSGVSIERGNTGDGQYAIIRGMDKRYNTTLINGVKIPSPDNKNRYVPLDIFPADLVERIEISKSLTPDMEGDASGGVINMVMKTAPDEFRLEGNVGAGYSQLFSKRPFDSFNTSSINKQSPAEILGNGVYAPISSFPYNNLVTSTKKTPINSNFSLTIGDRFLNKKLGVIFSGTYQNTYAGNNTSVLVQNATLGPAAGPNATMTQVFPDYQTRKYSSLTNRLGLISTIDYKFNADNTVSLFGTYLQLNEDRVRLTNDILLGNYSYNGYIGGFQNNNQTQTRQDLQSIYSLILYGNNKLASYFTTDWSLVYSQAKQQLPDYAAFNTSQQISPNASGTATSLSYGPVSVEKETREWTRNTDRDISGYLNLHYSTKINNHTTQIGFGGMARHKNRDNYDNQYKLSPVPDADSTYQKYVSIPASQFKFIPNTDALGTAFSNPGVYTFQENIQAGYVQAKYFINDRFDVLFGLRAEHTSQSYDSSLPATIAGKSASITYTDYLPSVNAKYALSNNQALRLSYFKSVLRPAYSDLVPYQDNTGFATDNFPIQGNPHLQHSVIDNFDFRYEVFPNGLDQFMVGAFYKTITNPIEYALVQTDFSANLTLSPYNFGTAHNYGLEAVFRKFFGNVGVSGNYTYTHSVINSTKKFTYVDPADNSFHNIEVNQSRPLQGQSAHVGNFSLLYKDGKHKLDAQLAAVYTGERINTLSLYKDLDNWERPTINLDFSAQKEFSEHYIVYVKVNNLLNTPYKLIIKQSNKAYSGNNKLPIQDSPNYATVENDKFYARFLVGFRFKF
- a CDS encoding arsenic transporter; the protein is MNNYMGHTYIWIISFFAVAGVIIRPFKIPEVVWAVAGAVLLVIFKLILPDDGLTGIGKGTDVYLFLTGMMLLAETAREEKLFDWLAAHAARMAQGSASRLFLLIYLVGVVVTIFLSNDATAVVLTPAVAAAVRAAKVDKPLPYLFICAFIANAASFVLPISNPANLVIYGSHMPPLLHWLAQYILPSFFAITVTYIMLRLTQREALKAKIETDITIPVLAQGGKTAIIGIGATAVILLIASALDIQLGLPTAITGILTSAIVITRAKKNPWMVIKGVSWAVLPLVAGLFVIVEALGKTGIIERLTTLLHENAAHSVNATAWGSGIITAFACNLMNNLPTGLIAGNVVQGNVPEIIKSSVLIGIDLGPNLSVTGSLATILWLVALRREGLDVSFWTFLKLGALVMTVSLLFALGTLWI